One stretch of Bacteroidales bacterium DNA includes these proteins:
- the lipA gene encoding lipoyl synthase produces MSIKTDKTHLPHWMKVPLAHGVNYSRVKNTIEEKRLNTICSSGNCPNKGECWSAGTATFMILGEKCTRNCRFCYVKTMMPDPVDWDEPNRVAESIKILALKHCVITSVARDDLKDHGASFWAKTIKTIKEINPGITMEVLIPDFNNNQDLLDLVINEKPEVISHNVETVERISPRIRSIATYEKSIKVLDYISKSGIITKSGIMVGIGETEEEVFKTMDDLLAVGVKVLTIGQYLPPSERHTLLVEYIKPEVFERYKQTGLEKGFRFVESGPLVRSSYHAEKHVHI; encoded by the coding sequence ATGAGTATTAAAACCGATAAAACTCACCTGCCACACTGGATGAAGGTACCTTTGGCACATGGAGTTAATTACTCCAGAGTTAAAAATACTATTGAGGAAAAAAGGTTAAATACGATATGCAGCAGCGGCAATTGTCCGAACAAAGGAGAATGCTGGAGTGCAGGCACTGCAACATTTATGATTCTTGGGGAGAAATGTACCAGAAACTGCAGATTTTGCTATGTAAAGACCATGATGCCCGATCCTGTCGACTGGGATGAACCTAACCGTGTAGCAGAATCAATAAAGATACTGGCCCTGAAGCATTGCGTAATAACATCTGTAGCCAGAGATGACCTTAAAGACCATGGCGCCTCATTCTGGGCAAAAACAATCAAAACTATAAAAGAAATTAATCCGGGAATAACAATGGAAGTACTGATACCTGATTTTAATAATAATCAGGATCTGCTTGATCTGGTGATAAATGAAAAACCAGAAGTTATTTCACATAATGTTGAAACTGTTGAAAGGATCAGTCCCAGAATCAGAAGTATTGCAACATATGAAAAAAGTATTAAAGTGCTGGATTATATCTCAAAATCAGGAATAATAACTAAGAGTGGTATTATGGTTGGCATAGGTGAGACAGAAGAAGAGGTCTTTAAAACAATGGATGACCTTCTTGCTGTTGGTGTAAAAGTACTTACAATCGGGCAGTATCTGCCTCCTTCAGAGCGTCATACACTGCTTGTCGAATATATTAAACCTGAAGTATTTGAACGCTATAAACAAACAGGTCTTGAAAAAGGGTTCCGGTTTGTTGAAAGCGGTCCATTGGTCAGGTCATCGTATCATGCTGAAAAGCATGTACATATCTAA
- a CDS encoding prenyltransferase yields the protein MSTISFWIKSLTVIPQVSKEQWISLDIISKWLVATRSAVFIMTAISSAIGGLLAYYYTDTFNTANFIVCMLGLVFAHASNNLLNDLIDYKKGIDNNNYYRTLYGPQIVEKEYTSRNTFYGYIAVSLFLAFACGVFLIMRTDITTFYLMAAGILFLVFYTWPLKYIGLGELTVVLVWGPLMIGGAYYVTSNGSWNWDVIYLSLVYAIGPTSVIFGKHIDKSDKDVEKKVYTLPVLLGEKLSRYTTITIWLLQYILTGFFIYKGILGLSFLVVLLALPLFFQTSKTFLEPKPQQPLPGVKTTWPLYFASFAFVYNKRFSMLFLAGLILQVIFGKII from the coding sequence ATGAGTACTATATCATTCTGGATAAAATCGTTAACGGTTATTCCACAGGTATCAAAAGAGCAATGGATCTCACTTGATATTATTTCAAAATGGCTTGTAGCAACCAGGTCTGCTGTTTTTATTATGACTGCAATATCAAGTGCCATTGGTGGCTTGCTTGCATATTATTATACCGATACGTTTAATACTGCCAACTTTATTGTATGTATGCTTGGGCTGGTATTTGCTCATGCATCAAACAACCTTCTGAACGACCTGATTGATTATAAGAAAGGTATTGATAACAATAATTATTACAGAACTTTGTATGGTCCGCAAATTGTAGAAAAAGAATATACCTCAAGGAATACCTTCTACGGGTACATCGCAGTTTCACTCTTTCTTGCATTTGCATGCGGAGTGTTTCTTATCATGCGCACAGATATTACCACTTTCTATTTAATGGCAGCCGGAATCCTGTTCCTGGTATTCTATACATGGCCACTGAAATACATCGGATTGGGTGAACTGACAGTTGTATTGGTATGGGGTCCACTGATGATCGGAGGGGCTTATTATGTTACTTCAAACGGATCGTGGAACTGGGATGTGATATACCTGAGCCTGGTCTATGCAATTGGTCCAACAAGTGTAATATTTGGCAAACATATAGATAAATCAGATAAAGACGTTGAGAAGAAGGTCTATACACTTCCGGTACTTCTTGGTGAAAAATTATCAAGATATACTACCATTACAATATGGCTTTTACAGTACATACTAACAGGCTTCTTTATTTACAAAGGTATCCTTGGATTGTCCTTTCTGGTTGTTCTCCTGGCTCTTCCCCTCTTCTTCCAGACATCAAAAACATTTCTGGAACCTAAACCACAACAGCCATTGCCCGGTGTTAAAACTACCTGGCCCCTCTATTTCGCAAGTTTTGCCTTTGTGTATAATAAAAGATTCAGTATGCTCTTTCTGGCAGGATTGATCCTGCAGGTTATTTTTGGCAAAATAATTTAA
- the ccsB gene encoding c-type cytochrome biogenesis protein CcsB has protein sequence MKYLKFLISPIFMGILFVVFALAMAVATFLENDFGSPAAYSMVYNSFWFELILLLLAVNLVGQLIAFKLFKKSRITGALFHLAFVVMIIGAGITRYFGWEGSIHIREGEEQNVCYSTEKYIGYTIKASDGKVIGSNLQKYSLTSVTADNYNEKLTINNKEYELVLSKVIPNATEPGTMNTDGMGSGKNAFIFILSDGKESSTISIYDRSSEKVSTGSFNVNGTTVEVSYGSKMTTLPFRIRLNDFVLERYPGSSSPSGYKSDVVLVDKAGNVEKPFLIFMNNILKYKGYRFYQSSYDMDEMGTILSVNRDMAGMLVTYTGYALLIIFIILTLINKKSVFHNVNAGYWQSNIRKSIPLILLFIFLSGLSTVDAQKLVPDKAVAEEFGKVLVQDQKGRTKPLFTLSNDILRKVTRQNDFEGLSSMQVFLGIYLDFDRWKDVPMIRISNSEIQTRLRLRGKYAAFSDLVDLSGTGNYKISMEVNDAYAKAPGERSKQDKEIMKIDERVNILYMISMGDFMKLFPLKDGTHDWGSAEKALERAISKEDSVYLQSIMTVLSEAMQTNNMTTTKQLEESINAYQERFAGYELPSDSKKNSELLYYKMSIFERLFPFYATVGLIMLIGLITMVIKGRKETSVFVKVLGWLLFAGFLFHTLGLGLRWYIAGHSPMSNGYESMIFISWVTLLAGFIFSRKSAFALSATAVLASMTLMVAHLSFMDPEITNLVPVLKSYWLTLHVSVITGSYGFLGLGAILGLITLILLALSNNENRERIAKTIDELTVINYKTLTLGLYFLTIGTFLGAVWANESWGRYWGWDPKETWSLITVIIYSIVIHARLIPGMKDIFTFNLLSLFAFSSVLMTYFGVNYYLSGLHSYASGDSVPVPAFVYITVILLAALSFIASSKYSKYKK, from the coding sequence ATGAAATACTTAAAATTCCTCATCTCACCCATCTTCATGGGAATTCTGTTTGTTGTGTTTGCACTGGCAATGGCAGTGGCAACATTCCTTGAGAATGATTTTGGCTCTCCTGCAGCATATAGCATGGTTTACAACTCTTTCTGGTTTGAATTGATATTATTGCTTCTTGCTGTAAACCTGGTTGGACAACTAATTGCCTTTAAGCTTTTTAAGAAAAGCAGGATTACCGGAGCCCTCTTTCATCTCGCGTTTGTTGTGATGATAATTGGTGCCGGTATTACAAGGTATTTCGGGTGGGAAGGATCAATACATATAAGGGAAGGAGAGGAACAGAATGTTTGTTACTCGACAGAAAAGTATATAGGATATACTATCAAAGCAAGTGATGGGAAAGTGATTGGAAGCAACCTGCAAAAGTATTCCCTTACTTCAGTTACTGCTGATAACTACAATGAAAAACTTACCATAAATAATAAGGAGTATGAACTGGTACTTTCAAAAGTAATTCCAAATGCCACCGAACCCGGAACCATGAACACTGACGGAATGGGCAGCGGAAAAAACGCTTTCATCTTTATCCTTTCGGATGGTAAGGAATCATCAACAATAAGTATTTACGACAGGAGCTCAGAGAAAGTCTCCACAGGTTCTTTCAATGTTAACGGAACCACAGTCGAAGTCAGCTACGGATCAAAAATGACAACACTGCCATTTCGTATCAGACTAAACGACTTTGTGCTTGAAAGATATCCCGGATCATCAAGCCCCTCGGGTTATAAGAGCGACGTTGTACTTGTTGATAAGGCTGGAAATGTTGAGAAACCTTTCCTGATCTTCATGAATAATATCCTTAAATATAAGGGTTACCGGTTTTACCAGTCGTCATATGATATGGACGAAATGGGTACTATTCTCTCTGTAAATCGCGATATGGCAGGGATGCTTGTGACTTATACCGGATATGCTCTGCTCATAATTTTTATTATTCTGACACTTATTAACAAAAAATCAGTATTCCATAATGTAAATGCCGGTTACTGGCAGTCGAACATAAGAAAATCAATTCCTCTCATTCTTTTGTTCATCTTCCTTTCGGGCCTCTCAACAGTTGACGCTCAGAAACTTGTCCCCGATAAAGCTGTTGCAGAAGAGTTTGGAAAAGTTCTTGTACAGGACCAGAAAGGCAGAACCAAGCCGCTCTTTACCTTAAGCAATGATATCCTTCGCAAGGTTACACGCCAGAACGATTTTGAAGGACTATCCTCAATGCAGGTATTCCTTGGGATCTACCTCGATTTTGACAGATGGAAAGATGTACCAATGATAAGAATCTCAAATTCAGAAATACAAACCAGGCTGCGCTTAAGAGGGAAATATGCTGCTTTCTCAGATCTGGTAGATCTATCAGGTACAGGAAACTACAAGATCTCAATGGAAGTAAATGATGCCTATGCTAAAGCTCCTGGCGAGAGATCCAAACAGGATAAGGAGATAATGAAAATCGATGAAAGGGTGAATATCCTCTACATGATCTCAATGGGCGATTTCATGAAGCTCTTTCCGCTAAAAGACGGGACACACGACTGGGGATCTGCGGAAAAAGCACTCGAAAGAGCTATCAGTAAGGAAGATTCAGTCTATCTGCAAAGCATCATGACCGTCTTGTCGGAAGCCATGCAAACGAATAACATGACAACCACAAAACAGCTCGAGGAATCAATAAACGCATACCAGGAGAGGTTTGCCGGATATGAACTTCCGTCTGATTCGAAAAAGAACTCGGAGTTGTTATATTATAAGATGAGCATATTCGAAAGGCTCTTTCCTTTCTATGCAACGGTCGGCCTCATAATGCTTATCGGCCTCATTACAATGGTTATAAAGGGAAGAAAAGAGACTTCGGTGTTCGTAAAGGTTCTGGGCTGGCTACTTTTTGCCGGATTCCTTTTTCACACTCTTGGTCTGGGATTAAGATGGTATATTGCAGGCCATTCACCAATGAGTAATGGATATGAGTCGATGATATTCATTTCATGGGTTACACTTCTGGCTGGTTTCATCTTCAGCCGCAAGTCAGCTTTTGCATTGTCTGCAACAGCAGTTCTTGCCTCAATGACACTAATGGTTGCCCATCTCAGTTTCATGGATCCTGAGATCACTAACCTTGTCCCGGTTCTGAAATCCTACTGGCTTACATTGCACGTATCAGTGATTACTGGCAGTTACGGCTTTCTGGGTCTGGGTGCCATTCTCGGACTGATAACACTTATCTTACTTGCTCTGTCAAATAATGAGAACAGGGAGAGAATTGCCAAAACAATCGATGAACTCACTGTAATTAACTATAAGACACTTACACTGGGATTATATTTTCTTACAATAGGAACATTCCTTGGTGCTGTGTGGGCAAATGAATCATGGGGACGCTACTGGGGATGGGATCCGAAGGAGACATGGTCGCTGATCACTGTTATTATATATAGTATAGTGATACATGCACGACTTATCCCCGGGATGAAAGATATTTTTACTTTCAACCTTCTGTCGCTATTCGCATTCTCTTCAGTTCTGATGACATACTTCGGTGTTAACTACTATCTCTCAGGTCTGCATTCATATGCAAGCGGAGATTCAGTTCCTGTACCTGCATTTGTATATATCACTGTAATTCTTCTGGCAGCCTTATCATTCATAGCCAGTTCAAAATACAGTAAATACAAAAAATAA
- a CDS encoding Crp/Fnr family transcriptional regulator: MPELNLINSCENCSIGWKNFKHLTDSEVKLINDNRYEANFKPGEVMIKQGSPTSSALFMASGMAKIYVEGIRGKNFIIEIAQPGGLIMGPGGWINSRHTYSVSAITSVQACFINFDIFKQLVRSNGAFAESLIEDISDKALSYQTRMVSQAQKRMSGRLAEILLYFADEVFRNDEYEMVLSRQELGEMTSMAKECVVRILKELEDSGLIYSDSSKIKILEREKLVQVSEKG, encoded by the coding sequence ATGCCGGAACTTAATCTTATTAATAGCTGTGAGAACTGTTCTATTGGATGGAAGAACTTCAAGCATCTGACAGACAGTGAAGTGAAGTTGATAAATGACAACAGGTATGAGGCTAATTTCAAACCTGGAGAGGTTATGATCAAGCAGGGATCTCCAACATCAAGCGCCCTGTTTATGGCTAGCGGAATGGCCAAGATCTATGTTGAAGGAATCAGAGGTAAAAACTTCATAATTGAAATTGCCCAGCCTGGCGGACTCATCATGGGTCCGGGCGGATGGATAAATTCCCGGCATACTTATTCTGTATCGGCAATTACATCTGTACAGGCCTGCTTCATCAACTTCGATATATTTAAACAACTGGTAAGATCAAATGGTGCTTTTGCTGAAAGCCTCATCGAGGACATAAGTGATAAAGCATTAAGCTATCAGACAAGAATGGTAAGCCAGGCACAAAAAAGAATGTCGGGACGGCTAGCCGAAATTTTACTTTACTTCGCCGATGAAGTTTTTAGGAATGATGAATATGAAATGGTTCTTTCCAGGCAGGAACTTGGCGAAATGACAAGCATGGCAAAGGAGTGCGTTGTGAGAATATTAAAAGAGCTCGAAGATTCCGGACTTATCTATTCAGATTCATCGAAAATAAAAATTCTGGAGAGAGAGAAACTTGTTCAGGTCTCTGAAAAGGGATGA
- the nrfD gene encoding polysulfide reductase NrfD has product METDRKLISDLTPEIEKTGIRWYLTFFTLLLFFAVGIYGLIQQIDKGHIVTGMRDNVVWGFYIVNFIFFMGLSYSGALISGVLHLFHTGWRKPIIRIAELITIISLIIGPFFIFFCIGRLDRLPFLFMYPRIQSPITWDVIAIMTDLVGCFLYLYLSFIEDFAILRDYPDLKVAPWKKKLYKALSLGFTGTEKQHKILSNARTVMAAMVIAIAIIVYSVLAWIFGVTLQPGWHSTIFGPYFVIAAVFSGTGLLIILMWIFRKVYHLEEYITKRHFVNVGVLLTVIAAFYGYFTFSDYLTKWYGSIKMDSILIDKLFTDYYSLFIFANYIGILLPCIIIAFPKFRTIPNITVAAVIAVLALWVNRYIIVIPTLETPFLPIQDIRPDWINYSPTWIEWSLTLAGVSIFAMLFMLVSKIAPIISISEMQEKDKNEILK; this is encoded by the coding sequence ATGGAAACAGACAGAAAGTTAATCAGCGATCTTACTCCAGAGATCGAGAAAACGGGGATAAGATGGTATTTAACATTTTTTACCCTGCTTCTGTTTTTTGCTGTAGGAATTTATGGACTAATACAGCAGATTGATAAAGGTCATATCGTAACAGGCATGAGGGATAATGTTGTCTGGGGATTCTATATTGTAAATTTTATATTCTTTATGGGATTGAGCTATTCAGGTGCTCTTATCTCGGGAGTTCTTCACCTTTTTCATACAGGCTGGAGAAAACCAATAATAAGGATAGCAGAATTAATAACGATCATCTCCCTTATTATCGGTCCCTTCTTTATCTTTTTCTGTATTGGTCGTCTCGACAGACTTCCTTTTCTCTTTATGTACCCGAGAATACAGTCACCGATAACCTGGGACGTTATTGCAATTATGACTGACCTTGTAGGTTGCTTTCTTTATCTTTATCTCTCTTTCATTGAGGATTTTGCCATACTCCGCGATTATCCCGATCTTAAAGTCGCTCCCTGGAAAAAGAAATTATATAAGGCTCTTTCACTGGGATTTACCGGAACAGAAAAACAACATAAGATCCTTTCGAATGCCAGAACTGTGATGGCAGCAATGGTTATAGCAATTGCAATTATTGTGTATTCAGTTCTTGCCTGGATCTTCGGTGTAACACTTCAGCCTGGCTGGCACTCAACAATCTTCGGCCCGTATTTCGTTATTGCAGCAGTTTTCTCCGGAACAGGATTACTTATAATTCTGATGTGGATCTTCAGAAAGGTTTATCATCTCGAAGAATATATTACAAAACGGCATTTTGTGAATGTGGGAGTCCTGCTTACAGTCATCGCCGCCTTCTACGGATACTTTACTTTCAGCGACTATCTTACCAAATGGTACGGTTCAATAAAAATGGACTCGATACTGATAGATAAACTATTCACTGATTATTATTCGCTGTTTATCTTTGCAAACTACATCGGGATTCTGCTTCCATGTATTATCATAGCTTTTCCGAAATTCAGAACAATACCTAATATAACTGTTGCAGCAGTAATTGCCGTTCTTGCACTTTGGGTAAACCGTTATATTATTGTTATCCCTACTCTTGAAACACCATTTCTTCCAATTCAGGATATAAGGCCTGACTGGATAAACTATTCACCAACCTGGATAGAATGGTCTCTTACTCTGGCAGGAGTATCAATATTTGCGATGCTCTTCATGCTGGTATCGAAAATTGCACCAATAATTTCCATCTCCGAAATGCAGGAGAAGGATAAAAATGAGATCCTGAAGTAA
- a CDS encoding 4Fe-4S dicluster domain-containing protein produces the protein MVENESESERSSRRNFLKKVGVGVGAVSVAGIAGTAALAGSKAKSGEKMKLLAPDGTLVEVDKDDIKPAKEIVAELKEEARIGLANRKFAMVIDLARCANARKCVDACQEGHLLPKDHEWMKLYLLQDDTTTSKYWFPRPCFHCDKPMCVSVCPVGATYKRADGIVLVDNQRCIGCKFCMTGCPYSARVFNWKDPEVKVPDGHVYDPETNIPAVEGTVGKCVFCADKLRLGELPRCVKACPMSVIYFGDILEDTVTNGVETERFSKLMVDRAGYRYREELGTLPSVYYLPPTQRMFPVDSGLEGVDDAIKGRYDNAGPR, from the coding sequence ATGGTGGAAAACGAAAGCGAAAGCGAAAGATCATCGAGACGAAATTTCCTGAAGAAGGTTGGTGTCGGTGTTGGTGCTGTCTCTGTAGCCGGAATTGCCGGCACTGCTGCTTTGGCAGGCAGCAAGGCAAAATCAGGCGAGAAGATGAAACTTCTTGCTCCTGACGGGACACTCGTAGAGGTTGATAAGGATGATATTAAACCTGCAAAAGAGATTGTCGCAGAACTGAAGGAAGAAGCCAGAATCGGACTTGCAAACAGAAAGTTCGCTATGGTAATTGACCTTGCACGTTGCGCAAATGCCAGGAAATGTGTTGACGCCTGCCAGGAAGGACACTTGCTACCTAAAGATCATGAATGGATGAAGCTTTATCTTCTTCAGGATGATACTACCACTTCAAAGTACTGGTTTCCGCGTCCATGCTTTCATTGCGACAAACCTATGTGCGTAAGCGTATGCCCCGTAGGAGCCACATATAAGCGGGCCGACGGTATAGTTCTTGTTGATAATCAGCGTTGTATCGGATGTAAATTCTGTATGACCGGCTGTCCTTATTCCGCAAGGGTATTTAACTGGAAAGACCCTGAAGTGAAAGTGCCCGACGGACATGTATATGACCCTGAGACAAATATCCCTGCTGTTGAAGGAACAGTAGGTAAATGCGTCTTCTGTGCCGATAAACTTAGGCTTGGCGAACTGCCCCGTTGCGTGAAGGCATGCCCGATGAGTGTCATTTATTTTGGTGATATCCTAGAAGATACCGTAACAAACGGAGTAGAAACAGAACGTTTCAGTAAACTTATGGTCGACAGGGCAGGATATAGATACCGTGAGGAACTGGGAACCCTGCCAAGTGTTTATTATCTGCCTCCGACACAGAGAATGTTTCCGGTCGACAGCGGCCTTGAGGGAGTTGATGATGCTATTAAAGGAAGATATGATAATGCCGGTCCCCGGTAA
- a CDS encoding cytochrome b/b6 domain-containing protein, which translates to MYLYPKWLRAWHVLNAVLFIILIVTGLSMQYTDKQNYAIVVKFAAAVKWHNAAAVLLTINYIIYVVGNTFTRNGRYYKIERKGLVSELVTQMKYYAWGMFRGEKHPFPVTEERKFNPLQKFSYVLAMYVALPLVIISGLGLLFPEITVDRFFGVSGLIYTDILHITMGFFLSVFMVIHIYTCTLGAKPTSLFWGMISGYHRDEH; encoded by the coding sequence ATGTATCTATATCCAAAATGGCTCAGAGCCTGGCATGTATTAAATGCAGTATTGTTTATTATACTTATTGTTACAGGGCTCAGTATGCAATATACTGATAAACAGAACTATGCTATTGTTGTAAAATTTGCTGCAGCTGTTAAGTGGCATAATGCCGCAGCTGTTCTTCTTACAATAAACTATATAATATATGTCGTTGGTAACACCTTCACCCGTAACGGCAGATATTATAAAATCGAAAGAAAAGGACTCGTCAGCGAACTTGTTACACAAATGAAATACTACGCCTGGGGAATGTTCAGGGGTGAAAAACATCCTTTTCCTGTAACAGAGGAAAGAAAGTTTAACCCGCTGCAGAAGTTTTCTTATGTGCTCGCAATGTATGTTGCTCTTCCCCTTGTTATTATATCAGGTTTAGGATTGCTTTTTCCCGAGATAACCGTTGACAGGTTTTTTGGGGTAAGCGGACTGATCTATACTGATATCCTGCATATCACAATGGGATTTTTCTTGTCGGTATTTATGGTAATACATATCTATACCTGTACTCTTGGGGCCAAACCTACCTCGCTCTTCTGGGGTATGATCTCCGGTTATCACCGGGATGAACACTAG
- a CDS encoding cytochrome c3 family protein — protein MNFIKSRIVILLVLVSFSSIASAGIFRTKNGKSATQDTTSFVSPYAEDNDRCFKCHGQPKYEYTNVNLGKQVKALMCSERIVRKDEYYRSNHKSFSCTDCHSSEYETFPHSGELRMEQKLTCLDCHGGDETYAQYHFEAVDSAYQQSTHFKLEEDGFSCWKCHDPHTYKISVRNKNNLRETIAYDNAICLNCHSDFNRYQLLSDKEEINIITKHEWLPNQATHFANVRCIECHTAINNKIPVSHLIKPKVEAVKLCNECHSQNSLLMASLYKFESRAQRRDGFFNGIILNESYVIGANRNEYLNLLSLLIFGGVIGVIIIHIFFRIRKNQKTN, from the coding sequence ATGAATTTTATTAAATCCCGGATTGTAATCCTGCTGGTTCTGGTCTCTTTTAGTTCTATAGCATCAGCCGGAATTTTCCGGACAAAAAACGGAAAATCCGCAACACAGGATACTACATCTTTTGTATCGCCGTATGCAGAGGATAATGACCGTTGTTTTAAGTGTCACGGACAACCTAAATACGAGTATACTAACGTAAACCTGGGAAAACAGGTTAAAGCGCTGATGTGTTCTGAAAGAATCGTCCGAAAGGATGAGTATTACAGATCAAATCACAAGAGTTTCAGTTGTACCGACTGTCATTCTTCAGAATATGAGACATTTCCACATTCAGGGGAACTCAGAATGGAACAGAAACTGACTTGTCTCGATTGTCATGGTGGTGACGAAACATATGCCCAGTACCATTTTGAGGCAGTAGATTCAGCTTATCAGCAGAGCACTCACTTTAAACTTGAAGAGGATGGATTCAGCTGCTGGAAGTGCCATGATCCTCATACATACAAAATATCTGTTCGGAATAAGAATAATCTGAGAGAGACTATTGCATACGATAATGCTATCTGTCTTAACTGTCACTCCGATTTCAACAGGTATCAGCTTCTTTCCGACAAGGAAGAGATAAATATTATTACGAAACATGAATGGCTTCCCAACCAGGCTACACATTTCGCCAACGTACGTTGTATAGAATGCCATACCGCTATTAATAACAAGATCCCTGTTTCGCACCTCATTAAACCTAAAGTAGAAGCAGTCAAACTTTGTAATGAATGCCATTCCCAGAATTCACTGCTTATGGCTTCACTTTATAAATTTGAATCCAGAGCCCAGCGTCGTGATGGCTTTTTTAACGGAATTATTCTGAACGAATCATATGTAATTGGAGCAAACAGAAATGAATATCTGAACCTTCTTAGCCTCTTAATTTTTGGCGGAGTAATTGGTGTAATTATCATTCATATATTCTTCAGGATACGCAAAAATCAAAAAACTAATTAA